A region from the Actinoplanes sp. OR16 genome encodes:
- a CDS encoding esterase family protein — protein MFELAGNLHQGTIDSVLLKDNPLGDPHVRPLWVYTPPGYAETTDRFPAIYVIQGYSGQVEMWGNRQAFRRPFIETADRVFAENRAPGCILVFVDAWTAYGGSQFVDSPGTGKYHSYLCDEIVPYVDAQFRTIAHRDSRAISGKSSGGFGAMITPMLRPDLFGALATHAGDALYEYCYLNEFAKSARALREYDHDILKWWDDFNSRVSMTKEHDMSLTLLLGCTAAFSADEDGTPRLPFDPRSGQLIPELWERWLAWDPIRMIDRYADELRSLRAVWIDAGTRDEWFLDLGAEAFKDGLTRIGLPADRVNFELFPAAHGGIDYRYPLAVEWLANRLSRDQHSA, from the coding sequence ATGTTCGAACTCGCCGGCAACCTGCATCAAGGGACCATCGACTCGGTTCTGCTGAAGGACAACCCTCTCGGCGATCCGCATGTCCGGCCGCTCTGGGTCTACACGCCACCCGGGTACGCCGAGACCACCGACCGCTTTCCCGCCATCTACGTGATCCAGGGCTATTCCGGCCAGGTCGAGATGTGGGGGAATCGCCAGGCGTTCCGGCGGCCGTTCATCGAGACAGCCGACCGGGTGTTCGCCGAGAACCGGGCGCCGGGCTGCATCCTCGTCTTCGTCGACGCGTGGACGGCCTACGGCGGCTCGCAGTTCGTGGACTCGCCCGGCACCGGGAAGTACCACTCGTACCTCTGTGACGAGATCGTCCCCTACGTCGATGCTCAATTCCGGACGATCGCGCACCGCGACTCGCGGGCCATCTCCGGCAAGTCCTCCGGCGGCTTCGGCGCGATGATCACCCCGATGCTGCGGCCGGACCTCTTCGGCGCCCTGGCCACCCACGCCGGCGACGCGCTCTACGAATACTGCTACCTCAACGAGTTCGCCAAGTCCGCCCGCGCCCTGCGCGAATATGACCACGACATCCTCAAATGGTGGGACGACTTCAACTCCCGGGTCTCGATGACCAAGGAGCACGACATGTCCCTCACGCTGCTGCTCGGCTGCACGGCAGCGTTCTCCGCCGACGAGGACGGCACCCCGCGCCTGCCCTTCGACCCACGATCCGGTCAGCTCATTCCCGAGCTCTGGGAGCGCTGGCTGGCCTGGGATCCGATCCGCATGATCGACCGCTACGCCGACGAGCTGCGATCCCTGCGCGCCGTCTGGATCGACGCCGGAACCCGCGACGAGTGGTTCCTCGACCTGGGCGCCGAAGCGTTCAAGGACGGCCTGACCCGAATCGGTCTACCCGCCGACCGCGTCAACTTCGAGCTCTTCCCGGCCGCCCACGGCGGCATCGACTACCGCTACCCCCTGGCCGTCGAGTGGCTCGCCAACCGCCTGAGCCGAGATCAACATTCAGCTTGA